In one Thermanaerovibrio velox DSM 12556 genomic region, the following are encoded:
- the recA gene encoding recombinase RecA, whose product MAKKKEALTREDILDQAIDEIRSKFGEGAIMRLGDRALGQVEVIPTGILPLDVALGIGGLPRGRIVEIFGPEGTGKTTIALHAVAEAQKAGGVAAFIDAEHALDPRLASAVGVNTEALYLSQPDSGEQALYILDTLVRSGAVDIIVVDSVAALTPQAEIDGKMGEGTQVGLQARLMSYALRRLTAAISKSKTTVVFINQLRAQISTGYGQGPQETTTGGRALKFYSSVRIEVKRGKAVTQGEDTIGHELWMKVVKNKQAPPFRSAHATLIYGKGVPRAMAVLDMALDYEVVKRKGSWLAYGGETLAQGKEGTAQYISEHPELLEELTQEVLKLVVPGYGEPMRESEGEEVGERVDLEPLEDVPPGILDIDLGDGSI is encoded by the coding sequence GTGGCCAAGAAGAAGGAGGCTCTTACCCGGGAGGACATTTTAGATCAGGCCATAGATGAGATCCGGTCCAAGTTTGGCGAAGGGGCCATAATGAGGCTTGGGGACAGGGCTTTGGGGCAGGTGGAGGTCATTCCCACGGGGATACTTCCTTTGGACGTGGCGTTGGGCATAGGTGGTCTTCCCCGGGGGCGTATAGTGGAGATATTCGGTCCCGAGGGCACTGGCAAGACCACCATAGCCTTGCATGCGGTGGCGGAGGCCCAGAAGGCGGGGGGCGTGGCGGCGTTCATAGACGCGGAGCACGCTTTGGACCCTAGGCTTGCCTCGGCGGTGGGGGTTAACACCGAGGCCCTTTACCTTTCCCAGCCGGACAGTGGGGAGCAGGCGCTTTACATCCTGGACACCCTGGTCAGGAGCGGTGCGGTGGACATAATAGTGGTTGACTCCGTGGCGGCCTTGACCCCCCAGGCGGAGATAGACGGGAAGATGGGGGAGGGGACCCAGGTGGGTCTTCAGGCCAGGCTGATGTCCTATGCGTTGAGGCGTCTTACCGCTGCCATATCCAAGAGCAAGACCACGGTGGTGTTCATAAACCAGCTGAGGGCCCAGATAAGCACCGGTTACGGCCAGGGGCCCCAGGAGACCACCACTGGGGGTCGGGCGCTTAAGTTCTACAGTTCCGTGAGGATAGAGGTTAAGAGGGGTAAGGCGGTGACCCAGGGGGAGGACACCATAGGGCATGAGCTTTGGATGAAGGTCGTTAAGAACAAGCAGGCTCCGCCTTTCAGGTCTGCCCACGCCACGTTGATATATGGCAAGGGGGTGCCCCGTGCGATGGCGGTGCTGGACATGGCGCTGGACTATGAGGTGGTGAAGCGCAAGGGATCCTGGCTTGCGTATGGGGGGGAGACCTTGGCGCAGGGTAAGGAGGGCACCGCCCAGTACATATCGGAGCATCCGGAGCTTTTAGAGGAGCTCACCCAGGAGGTGCTCAAGCTGGTGGTGCCTGGTTACGGGGAGCCCATGAGGGAGTCGGAGGGGGAAGAGGTTGGGGAGCGGGTGGATCTGGAGCCCTTGGAAGATGTCCCTCCGGGAATTTTGGACATAGATCTGGGGGATGGTTCTATTTAA
- a CDS encoding iron-containing alcohol dehydrogenase, with translation MKFSFYNPTRLIFGARCVSKLGEAAASYGSMALLVTGRGSVKRSGAFERAVESLKTAGVSFVECEGVEPNPRISTVRRGAEMIRRHRCDLVVALGGGSVMDAAKVMAAAALYEGDPWDMMYVRGRKPRLPDKALPVITVPTLAATGSEMNEGAVISSDELKVKTFVEAECLFPRVAVVDPELTLSVPRDHTAYGVSDIIAHLTEGYFNGVDGTPIQDGFAEAALRTVIRWGRVAVEDGSSLEARTQVQWASVVALNGWVQVGTRAYFPVHMMEHTLSALHDVPHGAGLAVLNPAWMSFAAPSRVEKFAAFARNVMEVQDRDDGSAAEEGIRRLREFLASIGCPSRISDMVDSPLEPVDYARATLDVAGDERGLLRGRPHMDLSDLEGIFKSVV, from the coding sequence ATGAAGTTCAGCTTTTACAACCCCACTCGGCTCATATTCGGCGCCAGATGTGTTTCCAAGCTTGGGGAGGCGGCGGCCTCTTACGGCTCCATGGCGCTTCTGGTCACCGGCCGGGGCAGCGTTAAGCGGAGCGGTGCCTTTGAGAGGGCCGTAGAATCCCTCAAAACCGCGGGGGTGTCCTTTGTGGAGTGCGAAGGGGTCGAGCCGAACCCCAGGATAAGCACCGTTCGCCGCGGTGCGGAGATGATAAGGCGCCACAGGTGTGACCTGGTGGTGGCCCTAGGGGGCGGCAGCGTCATGGACGCCGCGAAGGTGATGGCCGCCGCGGCCCTTTACGAGGGGGACCCTTGGGACATGATGTACGTGAGGGGCAGGAAGCCCCGGCTGCCCGACAAGGCTCTGCCCGTAATCACCGTTCCAACCCTGGCGGCCACCGGTTCGGAGATGAACGAGGGGGCGGTCATAAGCTCCGATGAGCTCAAGGTGAAGACCTTTGTGGAGGCGGAGTGTCTCTTCCCAAGGGTGGCGGTGGTGGACCCGGAGCTCACCCTTTCCGTGCCCAGGGACCACACTGCCTACGGGGTGAGCGACATAATAGCCCATTTGACGGAGGGGTACTTCAACGGGGTTGATGGTACCCCCATACAGGACGGCTTTGCGGAGGCGGCGCTGCGGACCGTGATACGATGGGGCAGGGTGGCGGTGGAGGACGGTTCATCCTTGGAGGCCCGAACCCAGGTCCAGTGGGCGTCGGTGGTGGCCCTCAACGGTTGGGTTCAAGTGGGTACCAGGGCCTATTTCCCGGTGCACATGATGGAGCACACCCTGTCGGCGCTTCATGACGTTCCCCACGGGGCGGGCCTTGCGGTTCTTAACCCCGCCTGGATGTCCTTCGCCGCCCCTTCAAGGGTTGAGAAGTTCGCCGCCTTCGCTAGAAACGTCATGGAGGTTCAGGACCGGGACGACGGATCCGCCGCGGAGGAGGGGATAAGAAGGCTTAGGGAGTTCCTTGCCTCAATAGGCTGTCCCTCCAGGATAAGCGATATGGTGGACTCCCCGCTGGAGCCTGTGGACTATGCGAGGGCCACGTTGGACGTGGCGGGGGATGAGAGGGGGCTGCTTCGGGGCAGGCCCCACATGGACCTTTCGGATCTAGAGGGGATATTTAAGTCTGTCGTTTAG
- a CDS encoding aldo/keto reductase, producing the protein MNKVLLNNRVEMPILGLGVYEAGTLEECERCVLEALDAGYRMVDTAAVYGNEEAVGRAIRRSSVPREQVFVITKLWFKDSGYERAIAAFFGSLKRLGLDYVDLYLIHQPYGDVYGSWRAMEELYRRGYVRAIGVSNFYADRLMDLSVHCEVMPAVDQIELHPMHQRPEELRVMRRLGVIPQAWGPLARGRDGILEHPVLRGLADKHHRTVPQVILRWLVQQGISAVPKTVRPERMRENLDVFDFHLDEEDMRLIASADTGRSSFGDHRDVALLEKLLAFDPAGLWS; encoded by the coding sequence ATGAACAAGGTATTGCTGAACAACCGGGTGGAGATGCCCATTCTGGGGCTTGGGGTTTACGAGGCGGGTACGCTGGAGGAGTGCGAGCGCTGTGTCCTGGAGGCCTTGGACGCGGGTTACCGCATGGTGGACACCGCGGCGGTGTACGGTAACGAGGAGGCGGTGGGACGGGCCATCCGCCGGAGCTCTGTTCCAAGGGAGCAGGTCTTCGTGATAACCAAGCTATGGTTTAAGGACAGCGGTTACGAGAGGGCCATAGCGGCGTTCTTCGGGTCATTGAAGAGGCTGGGGCTGGACTACGTGGATCTGTATCTGATCCACCAGCCCTACGGGGACGTATACGGTTCCTGGCGGGCCATGGAGGAGCTTTATCGGAGGGGCTATGTAAGGGCCATTGGGGTCAGCAACTTCTACGCCGACAGGCTTATGGACCTTTCCGTTCACTGCGAGGTTATGCCGGCGGTGGATCAGATAGAGCTGCATCCCATGCACCAGAGGCCCGAGGAGCTTAGGGTGATGCGCCGCCTTGGGGTGATCCCCCAGGCCTGGGGGCCTTTGGCCAGGGGCAGGGACGGCATATTGGAACACCCCGTTCTCAGGGGTTTAGCGGATAAACACCACCGCACGGTGCCCCAGGTTATACTCCGTTGGCTTGTGCAGCAGGGCATATCGGCGGTGCCAAAGACCGTAAGGCCCGAGAGGATGCGGGAGAACCTGGATGTGTTCGACTTTCACCTGGATGAGGAGGACATGAGGTTGATTGCCTCCGCGGACACCGGCAGGAGCTCCTTCGGAGATCACCGGGACGTGGCCCTGCTGGAGAAGCTCCTTGCATTTGACCCCGCGGGGCTTTGGTCGTGA
- a CDS encoding C69 family dipeptidase: protein MYGGKKRQWLRGVLLGIGFVFVMAFQALGCTSVFVGKDASATGHILIARNEDYKEGWAKHFVINQPRRVSKGEVQRFWSGMELGYPEDMTWTLKYFSVPDWTHGNPDETYVPMDEVGINSAGVAVSATETQGLNPRAELLIPLDGLIEESQIPSIILPRARTALEGVKIFGEAIEKFGSEECGGFAVADKDNLWYIEYSGNRWAAARIPNDKYIVVPNAKVLSNYNPYDKENFMGSKDWVEFIRKNQLLPPEETTSSYIHAHGLNLAKALGDMDWKNNAVRVWWGHKLFTPSKPEQPGKDSYPFLMSPDVKITKNMIMEFLRSDNYPGTPYENRRPGVTEVTRPIAKRTNLESHIVELGEGPGVPGEIGNVLWLALGNVADSVYLPFCQGITRLPEAYSMGTNKRDYRSAYWAFYGLAARAQSQDDAHGTSFEKGVKGYWAPFQDQLLKSFEEFQAFALAKYRKEGMASAVEYLNRQAEAFSTKTIAKAWELQYDLALAASKGPKAVFEPVYRPGDAPVPQDVEGYVPAR from the coding sequence ATGTATGGTGGCAAGAAGAGGCAGTGGTTGCGAGGTGTTCTCCTGGGGATTGGCTTCGTCTTTGTCATGGCCTTTCAAGCCCTGGGTTGTACCTCCGTGTTCGTGGGTAAGGATGCTTCCGCCACGGGGCACATCCTCATAGCCCGTAACGAGGACTACAAGGAGGGGTGGGCCAAGCATTTCGTGATAAACCAGCCCCGGCGGGTGTCCAAGGGGGAGGTCCAGCGCTTCTGGAGCGGCATGGAGCTGGGTTACCCGGAGGACATGACCTGGACCCTAAAGTACTTTTCGGTGCCCGACTGGACCCATGGCAATCCCGATGAGACCTACGTCCCCATGGACGAGGTGGGCATAAACTCCGCGGGGGTTGCGGTGTCCGCCACGGAGACCCAGGGTCTTAATCCCCGGGCGGAGCTTTTGATCCCCCTTGACGGGCTTATAGAGGAGTCCCAGATACCCTCCATAATACTCCCACGGGCCAGGACCGCCCTGGAGGGGGTCAAGATCTTCGGGGAGGCCATAGAGAAGTTCGGTTCCGAGGAGTGCGGCGGTTTCGCGGTGGCGGACAAGGACAACCTGTGGTACATCGAGTACAGCGGCAACCGGTGGGCCGCCGCCAGGATCCCGAACGACAAGTACATAGTGGTCCCCAACGCCAAGGTGTTGAGCAACTACAACCCCTATGACAAGGAGAACTTCATGGGCTCCAAGGACTGGGTTGAGTTCATCCGGAAGAACCAGCTGCTCCCCCCGGAGGAGACCACGTCCTCCTACATCCATGCCCACGGTCTTAACCTGGCGAAGGCCCTGGGGGACATGGACTGGAAGAACAACGCGGTCAGGGTATGGTGGGGTCACAAGCTCTTCACCCCCTCGAAGCCGGAGCAGCCTGGGAAGGACTCGTACCCCTTCCTAATGTCCCCGGACGTGAAGATCACCAAGAACATGATCATGGAGTTCTTGAGGTCCGACAACTACCCCGGCACTCCCTATGAGAACCGTCGTCCCGGGGTTACCGAGGTCACCCGTCCCATAGCGAAGAGGACCAACCTGGAGTCCCACATAGTGGAGCTTGGGGAGGGGCCTGGGGTGCCCGGTGAGATAGGCAACGTGCTGTGGCTTGCCCTGGGGAACGTGGCGGACAGCGTTTACCTGCCCTTCTGTCAGGGCATAACCAGGCTGCCGGAGGCTTACAGCATGGGCACCAACAAGAGGGACTACCGGTCTGCCTACTGGGCCTTCTACGGCCTAGCTGCCAGGGCCCAATCCCAAGACGACGCCCACGGCACGAGCTTCGAGAAGGGGGTTAAGGGGTACTGGGCCCCCTTCCAGGATCAGCTGCTGAAGTCCTTCGAGGAGTTCCAGGCCTTTGCGCTCGCGAAGTACCGCAAAGAGGGGATGGCTTCGGCGGTGGAGTACCTTAACCGCCAGGCGGAGGCCTTCTCCACGAAGACCATAGCCAAGGCCTGGGAGCTGCAGTATGACCTTGCGCTTGCGGCGTCAAAGGGTCCTAAGGCGGTCTTCGAGCCGGTCTACAGGCCGGGAGACGCTCCGGTCCCCCAGGACGTGGAGGGGTACGTGCCGGCCCGGTAG
- the aroF gene encoding 3-deoxy-7-phosphoheptulonate synthase yields the protein MMSVLELSERCSGVLQADLMESLWDKGLEARMVSAGGSRYVVVDGPIELADLRPFGVRSVRTTSHPFPLVSRDAGIASSPVMVGDVEVGGGDFVVMAGPCSVESREQIVRTAMAVKSAGASILRGGAFKPRSNPYSFQGLGGIGISLLEEASRAAGIPVVTEVMDPQDVEVVSRWAHMLQIGTRNMQNFPLLKEVGRSHRPVLLKRGMMATVDEWLQAAEYVVSSGNPNVVLCERGIRGFDRAVRNVLDLSAVPLVKGLSGLPVVVDPSHGTGRRDLVIPMSMAAAAAGADGLIVEVHPSPEEALCDGEQSLDFNGFRVLMDSLSALLEAVKLSQRQGDLKRCSAVM from the coding sequence ATGATGTCGGTTTTGGAGCTTTCTGAGCGTTGTTCCGGGGTTTTGCAGGCGGATCTAATGGAGTCCTTATGGGACAAGGGGCTGGAGGCCCGCATGGTGTCGGCGGGAGGTTCCAGGTACGTGGTGGTAGACGGCCCCATCGAGCTCGCGGACCTTCGTCCCTTTGGTGTGAGGTCCGTGCGCACCACCTCCCATCCGTTCCCCCTGGTGAGCCGGGATGCGGGGATAGCCTCGAGCCCCGTCATGGTGGGGGATGTGGAGGTGGGAGGAGGGGACTTTGTGGTCATGGCGGGCCCTTGTTCCGTGGAGAGCCGGGAGCAGATAGTGAGGACCGCCATGGCGGTTAAGTCCGCGGGGGCTTCGATCCTTAGGGGCGGGGCCTTCAAGCCCCGGTCGAACCCCTACAGTTTCCAGGGGCTTGGGGGGATTGGGATATCTCTTCTGGAGGAGGCCTCAAGGGCGGCGGGCATCCCAGTGGTGACCGAGGTCATGGATCCCCAGGACGTGGAGGTCGTATCCCGGTGGGCTCACATGCTCCAGATAGGCACCAGGAACATGCAGAACTTTCCCCTCCTGAAGGAGGTGGGCAGGTCTCACCGGCCGGTGCTGCTTAAGCGGGGGATGATGGCCACCGTGGATGAGTGGCTGCAGGCGGCGGAGTACGTGGTCTCATCGGGGAACCCGAACGTGGTGCTCTGCGAGAGGGGGATAAGGGGTTTTGACCGGGCGGTGAGGAACGTGCTGGACCTCTCCGCGGTGCCTTTGGTCAAGGGGCTCTCGGGTCTTCCTGTGGTGGTGGATCCCAGCCACGGGACCGGCAGGAGGGATCTCGTAATCCCCATGAGCATGGCGGCGGCGGCAGCGGGAGCGGACGGTCTCATCGTGGAAGTTCACCCATCCCCGGAGGAGGCGCTGTGCGATGGGGAGCAGTCCCTGGACTTCAACGGTTTCAGGGTGCTCATGGACTCGCTGTCAGCCCTTCTTGAGGCGGTCAAGCTGAGCCAAAGGCAGGGGGATTTGAAGAGATGCTCCGCCGTCATGTAG
- a CDS encoding prephenate dehydrogenase: protein MLRRHVGILGLGLIGGSMAMRLKGRCLRLSGWDGDPRVLSCAISMGILDRASSGLEDLAVGCDLLVLAVPSSCIVPLGLKAVRHLKDGAVLMDTGSVKVPVVERLDPALSGGYLGFHPMAGRERGGLGNASKDLFEGALCALVPGPSSSPETVELGKELAEELGGRWAVMGPEEHDRGVGFVSHLPMLLSAALAGSAMEASKGGSEVELLAASGFRDVTRLSLGGPDLLQPLRRMNRRYIDEALSEFLRQVREILSQEDGALGDRLQRIARWREELGRGKGWLN from the coding sequence ATGCTCCGCCGTCATGTAGGGATACTGGGGCTTGGCCTAATAGGGGGCTCCATGGCCATGAGGCTAAAGGGCCGGTGTCTGCGCCTCTCCGGATGGGACGGGGATCCTAGGGTTTTGTCCTGTGCGATCTCCATGGGGATCCTGGACAGGGCCTCGTCGGGGCTGGAGGACCTGGCGGTGGGATGCGACCTGCTGGTCCTGGCAGTTCCCTCTTCCTGCATAGTGCCCCTTGGGCTCAAAGCGGTCCGTCATCTTAAGGATGGGGCGGTTCTTATGGACACCGGCAGCGTCAAGGTCCCGGTGGTTGAGCGGCTGGATCCCGCTTTGTCCGGGGGATACCTGGGTTTCCATCCCATGGCGGGTCGGGAGAGGGGAGGACTTGGAAACGCCTCGAAGGATCTCTTCGAAGGGGCCCTTTGTGCTTTGGTCCCCGGTCCCAGTTCTTCCCCGGAAACGGTGGAGCTTGGCAAGGAGCTTGCGGAGGAGCTTGGGGGACGGTGGGCGGTGATGGGGCCTGAGGAGCATGATCGAGGAGTGGGCTTCGTTAGCCACCTTCCCATGCTGTTGTCCGCCGCTTTGGCGGGATCTGCCATGGAGGCCTCTAAGGGCGGCTCGGAGGTAGAGCTTCTGGCCGCCTCGGGATTCCGGGATGTAACGAGGCTGAGCCTTGGTGGGCCGGACCTGCTTCAGCCCCTTAGAAGGATGAACCGGCGGTACATAGATGAAGCCCTTTCGGAGTTCCTTCGACAGGTCAGGGAGATCTTGTCTCAGGAGGACGGTGCCCTTGGGGACCGGCTTCAGCGAATAGCCCGGTGGCGTGAGGAACTGGGCAGGGGAAAGGGGTGGCTTAATTGA
- the aroA gene encoding 3-phosphoshikimate 1-carboxyvinyltransferase: MNRCGAINDSVALRVPGDGKGLRGEVTVPGDKSISHRAAFLGALSSRGIRVSNFAPGDDCSSTLRCLSDLGFEVQRDGETVEVRTGSGPVDPIGILDAGNSGTTARLLCGLLAPRPGLFGVVTGDPSLLRRPMDRVVEPLRSLGARIEGPQGGRRLPLAIRGSRLSGGRVELKVKSAQVKTALILSALSGSHVVVVQESAPTRDHTEVMLQHLGVPLKREGGCITVYPCHDLPGGSWRIPSDPSSAAFWAVGSAVLPASDLMIPAVGVNPGRVGFIKVLQRMGCPVEVAFRDPQGGEVVGDIRVRHSSLRAVEVEPHEVPGMVDELPVLAVAAALAEGVSRIRGAQELRHKECDRIRAVAECLNAIGGRVRELEDGWEMEGVEMFDGGDVDSFGDHRIAMAMGIAALRCRSTVTIRGAQCVSVSYPGFFERLEEMIR, translated from the coding sequence TTGAATCGTTGCGGCGCTATTAACGACTCGGTGGCCCTTAGGGTCCCGGGGGATGGCAAGGGGCTTCGAGGGGAGGTCACGGTGCCGGGGGACAAGTCCATCTCTCACAGGGCGGCCTTCCTGGGGGCCTTGTCATCCAGGGGGATAAGGGTGAGCAACTTCGCCCCCGGGGATGATTGTTCTTCCACCCTGAGGTGCCTTTCGGACCTTGGGTTTGAGGTTCAAAGGGATGGGGAAACCGTGGAGGTCCGGACTGGGTCCGGCCCCGTTGATCCGATCGGCATCTTGGACGCCGGGAACTCCGGCACCACCGCAAGGCTTCTTTGCGGTCTTTTGGCCCCGAGGCCCGGGCTTTTTGGGGTCGTAACCGGGGACCCAAGCCTCTTGAGGCGTCCCATGGACAGGGTGGTGGAGCCCCTTAGGAGTTTGGGGGCTAGGATAGAGGGCCCCCAGGGGGGGCGTAGGCTCCCGCTGGCGATAAGGGGTTCCCGTCTCTCCGGCGGTAGGGTGGAGCTGAAGGTCAAGAGCGCCCAGGTGAAGACCGCGTTGATCTTGAGCGCTCTCAGCGGCTCCCATGTGGTGGTGGTTCAGGAGTCGGCCCCCACCAGGGACCACACGGAGGTGATGCTCCAGCACCTGGGGGTGCCCCTTAAGAGGGAGGGGGGGTGCATAACCGTCTATCCGTGTCACGACCTGCCCGGGGGTAGCTGGAGGATCCCGTCGGACCCTTCATCGGCGGCCTTTTGGGCGGTGGGCTCGGCGGTGCTGCCCGCCTCGGATCTTATGATACCCGCTGTGGGGGTTAACCCCGGCAGGGTGGGCTTTATAAAGGTGCTTCAGAGGATGGGGTGTCCCGTTGAGGTGGCCTTCAGGGACCCCCAGGGGGGAGAGGTGGTGGGGGATATAAGGGTCCGCCACTCCTCCCTCAGGGCTGTTGAGGTGGAGCCCCATGAGGTGCCGGGGATGGTGGACGAGCTGCCGGTGCTGGCGGTGGCGGCCGCTCTGGCGGAGGGGGTTAGCCGAATAAGGGGGGCTCAAGAGCTTCGCCACAAGGAGTGCGACCGCATAAGGGCCGTGGCGGAGTGCCTTAACGCCATCGGCGGGAGGGTGAGGGAGCTGGAGGACGGTTGGGAGATGGAGGGGGTTGAGATGTTCGACGGAGGAGATGTGGACTCCTTCGGGGACCACCGGATCGCCATGGCCATGGGGATAGCGGCGCTGAGGTGCCGTTCCACGGTGACGATACGGGGGGCCCAGTGCGTCTCGGTCTCCTACCCGGGGTTCTTCGAAAGGCTTGAGGAGATGATCCGATGA
- a CDS encoding shikimate dehydrogenase: MIGSGTFLIALLGAPVSHSLSPRMQNRGLRVRGIDGVYLAFHVLGAFEDAVKGLTSLGALGANVTIPFKEEAFLLSEPQGNACMVRAVNTLVFRGPGFRPLGYNTDVEGVLFALKRMGRPFKRGLLIGSGGAARGCALGMALGGVEELVVAARDPAKGRFLCELASGWGLFRRVELLPLRDLGAVRGAGRFDLAVNATSLGLAGSPWASSLLDEVVSAVDPPGGFVDMVYRAGPTEAVERFRAQGIEGVDGRVPLLGQGAESFRLFTGEEPPLDEMEAELFDAGGDPLGA, translated from the coding sequence ATGATTGGGTCTGGGACCTTTCTAATCGCTCTTTTGGGGGCCCCGGTGTCCCACAGCCTGTCCCCCCGGATGCAGAACCGGGGTCTTAGGGTTCGAGGGATAGACGGGGTGTACCTGGCGTTTCACGTCCTTGGGGCCTTTGAGGATGCGGTTAAGGGTCTCACGTCCCTTGGGGCCCTTGGGGCCAACGTGACGATCCCTTTCAAGGAGGAGGCCTTCCTTCTGAGTGAGCCCCAAGGGAACGCATGCATGGTGCGGGCGGTCAACACGTTGGTGTTTCGGGGCCCCGGCTTTAGGCCTTTGGGTTACAACACCGACGTGGAGGGGGTTCTTTTCGCGCTTAAGCGGATGGGGAGGCCCTTTAAGAGGGGGCTGCTCATCGGGTCCGGGGGTGCCGCCAGGGGTTGTGCCTTGGGTATGGCGCTTGGGGGAGTGGAGGAGCTAGTTGTGGCGGCCAGGGATCCGGCTAAGGGCAGGTTCTTGTGTGAGCTGGCATCCGGTTGGGGACTCTTCCGGCGGGTGGAGCTGCTGCCTTTGAGGGATTTAGGGGCCGTCCGAGGCGCCGGGAGGTTCGATCTGGCGGTGAACGCCACGTCCCTTGGTCTTGCGGGTTCCCCGTGGGCAAGTTCCCTTTTGGATGAGGTGGTTTCTGCGGTGGATCCCCCGGGGGGGTTCGTAGACATGGTATACCGTGCAGGTCCCACCGAAGCGGTCGAGCGCTTTAGGGCCCAGGGGATAGAAGGGGTTGACGGGCGGGTGCCCTTGTTGGGGCAGGGGGCTGAGTCCTTCCGGCTCTTCACCGGAGAGGAGCCCCCTTTGGATGAGATGGAGGCCGAGCTCTTCGATGCGGGAGGTGATCCCCTTGGGGCTTAG
- the aroC gene encoding chorismate synthase, producing MREVIPLGLRMLTAGESHGRGLVVVLEGLPSGLDVDVPRLEGELKRRRRGFGRGGRMEVEQDRLTLWGGIRGGRTTGSPVGITVENSEWESWRDVMDPVEVRSSRGVFTCPRPGHADLAGGMKHGFHDLRDVLERASARQTAGWTAAGALCRVFLERLGIGVFGAVLSIGGERAKVPGTEDQWLQAMASPMGCWDLEDAARLEAVVAEAMKEGVSLGGSFAVMVRGLPPGVGSYSEWDLRLDGRLCGALMAIPSVKAVEVGDGVELGSLKGSVAQDEILLGPRGVVRPTNRAGGIEGGMSNGEDVVLKAVMKPIPTMRTPLRSLDLATKEPALAHRERCDTCAVPAGCVVGEAMTAFVVASAVLEQFGGGGLNDILERVSLYRERVRRYLNERFE from the coding sequence ATGCGGGAGGTGATCCCCTTGGGGCTTAGGATGCTCACCGCTGGGGAGTCCCACGGCAGGGGCCTGGTGGTGGTCTTGGAGGGGCTTCCCTCGGGTTTGGATGTGGACGTTCCCCGCCTTGAGGGGGAGCTTAAGAGGCGGCGCAGGGGCTTTGGCAGGGGGGGCAGGATGGAGGTTGAGCAGGATCGGCTCACCCTGTGGGGAGGTATAAGGGGTGGGCGCACCACCGGTTCCCCGGTGGGGATCACCGTTGAGAACTCCGAGTGGGAGTCCTGGCGGGACGTGATGGATCCCGTGGAGGTTCGGTCTTCTCGCGGTGTGTTCACCTGTCCAAGGCCCGGCCATGCGGATCTTGCGGGGGGTATGAAGCACGGTTTCCATGACCTGAGGGACGTGCTTGAGCGGGCCAGCGCGAGGCAGACCGCCGGGTGGACCGCAGCGGGCGCGTTGTGCCGGGTTTTTCTTGAGAGGCTTGGGATAGGGGTCTTTGGGGCGGTCCTGTCCATTGGAGGGGAGAGGGCCAAGGTCCCCGGTACGGAGGACCAGTGGTTGCAGGCCATGGCAAGTCCCATGGGTTGTTGGGACCTTGAGGATGCAGCGCGTCTTGAGGCCGTGGTGGCGGAGGCCATGAAAGAGGGGGTAAGCCTTGGTGGTTCGTTTGCGGTCATGGTTAGGGGCCTTCCGCCTGGGGTGGGGTCCTACTCGGAGTGGGACCTCAGGCTTGACGGACGACTTTGCGGGGCCCTCATGGCAATCCCGTCGGTTAAGGCGGTGGAGGTGGGTGACGGGGTGGAGCTTGGGAGTCTCAAGGGTTCCGTGGCCCAGGACGAGATACTGCTGGGTCCCCGTGGTGTGGTTCGTCCCACCAACAGGGCTGGAGGCATAGAAGGGGGCATGAGCAACGGGGAGGACGTGGTGCTCAAGGCGGTGATGAAGCCCATCCCCACCATGAGGACCCCCTTAAGATCCTTGGACCTGGCTACGAAGGAGCCCGCCTTGGCGCATCGGGAGAGGTGTGACACCTGTGCGGTTCCCGCGGGCTGCGTGGTGGGGGAGGCCATGACGGCCTTTGTCGTGGCCTCGGCGGTGCTTGAGCAGTTCGGTGGCGGGGGGCTGAATGACATTTTGGAGCGGGTGTCCCTTTACCGGGAGAGGGTTCGGAGGTACTTAAATGAGAGGTTTGAATGA